A region from the Corylus avellana chromosome ca7, CavTom2PMs-1.0 genome encodes:
- the LOC132186552 gene encoding LOB domain-containing protein 36-like gives MASRNTPCEACKSLRQKCTNDCMFALDFPPDQPEKFAKVHKVFGSINVGQLLIDLSPSQPENAANSLADEAESRLGDQSPRCDSVPILHQSLQQVHTDITTLKNDLATYDIGQKGGQMEIRVLQEILQANELAVREQLERLRTYELLMQPKPMSFNGGFDPAAAGGSDQLFEAQQLAAKEDLELEILRTYEQQQQSQLVSFNGGFDPTAAGGSSQHHEDQSIDAQQLLAPVAARERQEILQTYEQLQQQQMHVGFNSWFDLTAAGNSVTAQTNIAGGGGVMSPSLAPGTFENPYQIQSPQQVEHHGHPLQKQLQQLHQQDQQTQQAQSESDEKRKGKGKGVAQ, from the coding sequence ATGGCGTCAAGGAACACACCGTGCGAGGCGTGCAAGTCTCTGAGGCAAAAGTGCACAAACGACTGCATGTTTGCGCTGGATTTCCCACCGGACCAGCCGGAGAAGTTCGCGAAAGTGCACAAAGTCTTCGGCTCCATCAACGTGGGCCAGCTGCTCATAGATCTCTCCCCATCGCAGCCCGAGAACGCAGCGAACTCGCTAGCCGACGAGGCGGAGTCGCGCCTGGGGGACCAGTCCCCCAGGTGCGACTCCGTCCCAATTCTCCATCAAAGCTTACAGCAGGTTCACACCGATATCACCACTCTCAAAAACGATCTCGCCACCTATGACATTGGTCAAAAAGGTGGCCAAATGGAGATTCGTGTGCTACAAGAAATTTTGCAGGCAAATGAATTGGCTGTACGAGAGCAACTTGAGCGTTTGCGGACGTATGAACTATTGATGCAGCCGAAGCCTATGAGTTTCAATGGTGGGTTCGACCCAGCTGCGGCTGGTGGCTCGGACCAGTTATTTGAGGCTCAGCAATTGGCAGCGAAAGAAGATCTAGAGCTGGAGATTTTGCGGACATATGAACAACAGCAGCAGTCGCAGCTTGTGAGTTTCAACGGTGGGTTCGACCCAACTGCGGCGGGTGGTTCAAGCCAGCACCACGAGGACCAGTCAATTGACGCTCAGCAATTGCTTGCGCCTGTGGCTGCGAGAGAACGGCAGGAGATTTTGCAGACATATGAACAACTGCAGCAGCAACAGATGCATGTGGGTTTCAATAGTTGGTTCGACCTGACTGCGGCGGGTAATTCAGTTACTGCGCAGACGAATATtgctggtggtggtggtgttaTGTCGCCTTCGCTGGCACCGGGCACGTTTGAAAATCCTTACCAGATTCAATCCCCACAACAAGTGGAACACCACGGCCATCCTCTTCAGAAGCAGCTCCAGCAGTTACACCAACAGGATCAGCAAACTCAGCAAGCCCAGTCGGAAAGTGATGAGAAGCGTAAGGGTAAGGGTAAGGGTGTTGCACAGTAA
- the LOC132186553 gene encoding LOB domain-containing protein 36-like has translation MAPRVKPCPACKCLRQKCTNDCMFAPYFAPDQPEKFANVHKVFGSSTVAQQLKDLPPSQCENTVNSLADEAESCLGDRSPRRDSVRGCVDLAAILHQSLQQVQTNIITIRKDLATYEPQIQSQPQQQIFEAAVQQQILRAYELAEIEQRELLRLHELLMEPKPMSFNDGFDPAAADGSSQHHEHQSIDAQQLLAAVAAREQQQQQKLVGFNSGFDPAAAGNSVTAQTNIAGDGGVMSPSLAPGTFENPYQIQSPQQVVEHHGHPLQTQLQQLHQQNQQTQQAQSESDEKRKGKGVGH, from the coding sequence ATGGCACCGAGAGTAAAACCGTGCCCGGCGTGCAAGTGTCTGAGGCAAAAGTGCACGAACGACTGCATGTTTGCGCCGTATTTCGCACCAGACCAGCCGGAGAAGTTCGCGAACGTGCACAAAGTCTTCGGCTCCAGCACCGTGGCCCAGCAGCTCAAAGATCTCCCCCCGTCGCAGTGCGAGAACACCGTGAACTCGCTAGCCGACGAGGCGGAGTCGTGCCTGGGGGACCGGTCCCCCAGGCGCGACTCCGTCCGCGGCTGCGTAGACCTCGCCGCAATTCTCCATCAGAGCCTACAGCAGGTTCAGACCAATATCATCACTATCAGAAAGGATCTCGCCACCTACGAGCCACAGATCCAGTCTCAGCCCCAGCAACAGATATTTGAGGCTGCTGTGCAACAGCAAATTTTGCGGGCATATGAGCTGGCCGAAATAGAGCAACGTGAGCTTTTGCGGCTACATGAACTACTAATGGAGCCGAAGCCTATGAGTTTCAATGATGGGTTCGACCCAGCTGCGGCGGATGGTTCAAGCCAGCACCACGAGCACCAGTCAATTGACGCTCAGCAATTGCTTGCGGCTGTGGCTGCGAGAGAACAGCAGCAGCAACAGAAGCTTGTGGGCTTCAATAGTGGGTTCGACCCCGCTGCGGCGGGTAATTCAGTTACTGCGCAGACGAATATTGCTGGTGATGGTGGTGTTATGTCGCCTTCGCTGGCACCGGGCACGTTTGAAAACCCTTACCAGATTCAATCACCACAACAAGTAGTGGAACACCACGGCCATCCACTTCAGACGCAGCTCCAGCAGTTACACCAACAGAATCAACAAACTCAGCAAGCCCAGTCAGAAAGTGATGAGAAGCGTAAGGGTAAGGGTGTTGGTCATTAA